The nucleotide sequence ACCGTAGAGGCCCCGATCCTCGCCTTCCAGCCGGGAGAGAATCTGCGCGGCGCGGATCTTGGGCGCTCCGCTCACGGTGCCCGCGGGAAAGGCCGCCCCCAGGGCGTCCAGGGCCGTGCGCCCGGGGGCGAGCCGTCCCTGCACCTCGGACGTGATGTGCATGACGTGGCTGAAACGCTCCACCGCCGCCTGAACGGGCACCTCCACGCTGCCGGGTTCGCAGGCGCGGCCCAGGTCGTTTCGGGCGAGGTCCACGAGCATGGCGTGCTCGGCGAGCTCCTTCGGGTCCGCGAGGAGGTCCCTTTCGAGGCGCAGGTCCTCTTCGGCGGTGGCTCCCCGTCGGCGCGTCCCCGCGATGGGCACCGTGGACACCGTCCCGCCCTGGACGCGAACGAGCATCTCGGGGGAGGCGCCCACCACCTGCCGGCCCGCCAGGGAGATGTAGAAGTGGTAGGGCGAGGGGTTCAAGCGGCGGAGGCGGCGGTAGACGCCGAAGGGATCCCCATCGTACGTCCCCTCGAAGGGCTCCGAGACGACAACCTGGTAGGCGTCTCCCGCCAGGATGGCCTCCCGCACGTCCTCCAGGTTACGGGAGAAGCGCCCGCGGTCCGGCTCCCGTTCGAGCCTCCACCTTCCCCGCTCCGACGGCGCGGGAACGGCGCCCTCCAGGCGCCTCAGGAGGTCCCGCAGACGGGTGGAAGCATCGCCGGGCGTCTCGCCGTCCTCGGGAAGGCGGTAGAGGAACCCTTCTTGTTTGAGGTGGTCCAAGACGAGCCCCTCGGTGAAGAAGCCGAACACCGCGCGAGGGTCCCGCGCCCCAGGAAAGGCGGAATCGAGGTTCGGTTCGTAGTAAGCGAAGGACGAGAAGTCCATCCATCCCACGGCGCCTCCCAGGAAAGGCGCCGGAAGACCCTCGGCCGGACCCGTGAAACCTTCTACCCAGCGCGCCAGAGCCTCGGACGGGTTTCCGTGGAGATCCTGCACATCCTTCCCGCGGCGCAGTCGCGCGCTCCTTCCCGCCTCGAAGACCTCCGAGGGTCCGAAGCCGAGAAAGGAGTACCTCGCCTGCGACTCGCCCCCGGCCACCGACTCTAGAAGGAAGGATTCCCCCTCTGGAGACGCGAGGGCCAGGAACGCGCGAACGGGCGTCGTGAGGTCCGCGGGGAAGCGCAGAACCGCCGGCGTCCGCCGGCCCGCCGCCGAGTTTCGACCGTTGCCGCCCATTTGCTCTCCTTCCCCGGCCTCGCCGGACAAACAAAAAGGCCCACCGTCTCCGGTGGGCCTGGGTGCTCGCCGTAGGGTCCGGGCCTAGACGAAGGCCTCGCCCGCGCGCGCACCCGGCCCCTCGTGCCACCAATAAAGCTGGACGGTAAGGGACGACGTGCCGCGCATGCAAA is from Acidobacteriota bacterium and encodes:
- a CDS encoding anthranilate synthase component I family protein, whose product is MGGNGRNSAAGRRTPAVLRFPADLTTPVRAFLALASPEGESFLLESVAGGESQARYSFLGFGPSEVFEAGRSARLRRGKDVQDLHGNPSEALARWVEGFTGPAEGLPAPFLGGAVGWMDFSSFAYYEPNLDSAFPGARDPRAVFGFFTEGLVLDHLKQEGFLYRLPEDGETPGDASTRLRDLLRRLEGAVPAPSERGRWRLEREPDRGRFSRNLEDVREAILAGDAYQVVVSEPFEGTYDGDPFGVYRRLRRLNPSPYHFYISLAGRQVVGASPEMLVRVQGGTVSTVPIAGTRRRGATAEEDLRLERDLLADPKELAEHAMLVDLARNDLGRACEPGSVEVPVQAAVERFSHVMHITSEVQGRLAPGRTALDALGAAFPAGTVSGAPKIRAAQILSRLEGEDRGLYGGAAGVMDPAGNLELCIAIRTLEFEGRRVRFRSGAGIVADSREEAEWDEIHQKAAAALSALAGE